The following are encoded together in the Phragmites australis chromosome 19, lpPhrAust1.1, whole genome shotgun sequence genome:
- the LOC133900875 gene encoding uncharacterized protein LOC133900875, which produces MLGFSTGQLLVILGACSVMMKPSDMVKIARTAGRMTGRAVGRLIVARRQLDEILGQSSATKVHKELKDAMTQLDSIRYEVQNLSRLTPGQFTMRQHNTGMTEASDASDGSATKQEEFRHEIRSIIRDEIESYCRTRPDFIQNFANTTEARKFVADDPMTLNSKDMKMANASSTNLHSQAMTYARLSEAPGIKMTSTLSGNDQDQFKESNGLLNVLPISAESAGLLPKRSDGPTGSDLVLEAVLEAEVAENAKLFISQPHDQLPKE; this is translated from the exons ATGCTGGGGTTCTCGACCGGCCAGTTGCTGGTCATCCTCGGCGCCTGCTCCGTCATGATGA AGCCCAGCGACATGGTGAAGATCGCGAGGACAGCCGGGAGGATGACCGGGAGAGCGGTCGGGCGGCTCATAGTGGCGCGCCGGCAGCTGGATGAAATTCTAGGGCAGAGCTCAGCCACCAAG GTTCATAAGGAGCTTAAAGATGCAATGACACAGTTAGATTCGATTCGTTATGAAGTACAGAACTTATCTAGATTAACTCCTGGCCAGTTTACCATGAGGCAGCATAACACTG GCATGACTGAAGCATCTGATGCCTCTGATGGTTCTGCAACTAAG CAAGAAGAATTTCGTCATGAAATTCGAAGTATAATTCGTGACGAAATTGAAAGCTATTGTAGAACACGACCTGATTTCATTCAGAACTTTG CAAACACAACTGAAGCTAGAAAATTTGTGGCTGATGACCCTATGACACTGAATTCCAAG GACATGAAAATGGCTAATGCAAGCTCTACAAATCTACACAGCCAAGCAATGACTTATGCAAGGTTATCTGAAGCCCCAGGAATTAAGATGACTTCTACCTTGAGTGGGAATGATCAAGATCAATTTAAAGAGAGCAATGGGTTGCTAAATGTACTGCCAATATCAGCTGAAAGTGCTGGATTACTTCCAAAACGTTCAG ATGGACCAACAGGCTCAGACCTAGTCCTTGAGGCTGTTCTTGAAGCGGAGGTTGCAGAGAATGCCAAACTGTTCATCTCGCAACCTCATGATCAGTTGCCTAaggagtga
- the LOC133900471 gene encoding large ribosomal subunit protein cL38-like — protein sequence MSPVTVLLAGTAVPSTPAPVRNARPSVGFSSLSSGGRTALAVECSSRPQKKGTKHHMKTRPKKTQPWDIKRRPTQYPPLPPLPPDWTLAAASATVDAEEAPSPAAAPVLEVAAAAAPAAAD from the coding sequence ATGTCGCCGGTCACCGTGCTCCTGGCGGGCACCGCCGTGCCGTCGACCCCGGCGCCGGTGAGAAACGCCCGCCCATCCGTAGGATTTTCCTCCCTTTCCAGCGGGGGTCGCACGGCGCTGGCGGTGGAGTGCTCGTCGCGGCCGCAGAAGAAGGGGACCAAGCACCACATGAAGACGCGGCCCAAGAAGACGCAGCCGTGGGACATCAAGCGCCGCCCCACGCAGTACCCGCCGCTGCCACCGCTGCCCCCGGACTGGAcgctcgccgccgccagcgccacGGTCGACGCGGAGGAGGCCCCgtcccccgccgccgcaccgGTCCTCGAggtggccgcggccgccgcccccgccgccgcagaCTGA